One genomic segment of Pseudomonas fortuita includes these proteins:
- the choX gene encoding choline ABC transporter substrate-binding protein, protein MHKFSAAVFALALGAATAHAADSDAQCSTVKMADPGWSDIATTNAVARLLLESLGYQVKIDSLAVPIIYGGLKDGRVDAFLGSWMPAHQGFHDKFIANGDVQQLSRNLEGTEFTLAVPDYVWNAGVKDFADLQKHADQFDKKLYGIGSGAPANLSLKAIIDKNEFNLGQWKLVESSEQAMLAQVDRAAKKQQFITFLGWTPHPMNVKLKMHYLTGGEKWFGTKGEVYTLTRKGYPQACPNAAKLLGNLKFTLDMENAIMAEVVDNKISFDDAARAWIKTHPELLEGWLAGVTTKADGNALEAVKAKL, encoded by the coding sequence ATGCACAAGTTCTCCGCCGCCGTGTTCGCCCTGGCCCTGGGCGCCGCCACGGCCCACGCCGCCGACAGCGACGCGCAATGCAGTACCGTAAAAATGGCCGACCCCGGCTGGAGCGATATCGCCACAACCAATGCCGTGGCGCGGCTGTTACTGGAAAGCCTGGGCTACCAGGTGAAAATCGACAGCCTGGCCGTGCCGATCATCTACGGCGGCCTCAAGGACGGCCGTGTCGACGCCTTCCTCGGCAGCTGGATGCCCGCGCATCAAGGCTTCCATGACAAGTTCATCGCCAACGGCGATGTGCAGCAGCTGTCGCGCAACCTGGAGGGAACCGAGTTCACCCTGGCGGTGCCCGATTACGTGTGGAATGCCGGGGTAAAGGATTTTGCCGACCTGCAGAAGCATGCCGACCAGTTCGACAAGAAGCTGTACGGGATCGGCTCCGGCGCACCGGCCAACCTGTCGCTGAAGGCAATCATCGACAAGAATGAATTCAACCTTGGCCAGTGGAAACTGGTGGAGTCCAGCGAGCAGGCGATGCTGGCCCAGGTCGACCGGGCGGCGAAGAAACAGCAGTTCATCACCTTCCTTGGCTGGACCCCGCACCCGATGAACGTGAAGCTGAAAATGCATTACCTGACCGGTGGGGAAAAGTGGTTCGGCACCAAGGGCGAAGTGTACACGCTGACCCGCAAAGGTTATCCACAAGCGTGCCCGAATGCGGCGAAGCTGCTGGGCAACCTGAAATTTACCCTGGACATGGAAAACGCCATCATGGCCGAGGTTGTGGATAACAAGATCAGCTTTGATGACGCGGCCAGGGCTTGGATTAAAACGCATCCCGAGTTGCTGGAAGGGTGGTTGGCTGGGGTGACTACCAAGGCCGATGGCAATGCCCTGGAGGCCGTGAAAGCCAAACTGTAG